A DNA window from Niabella yanshanensis contains the following coding sequences:
- a CDS encoding MGH1-like glycoside hydrolase domain-containing protein, giving the protein MKMIKERILLLVSVFAVTAGFSQPSVLKFENFKHYADRFNTMEDEPIVQAIPNSESWQWMQKNIPLLETPDKNFEEIFYFRWWTLRKHIRKTEQGYALTEFLVQRSYADKYNLISSGLGHHIYESRWLHDQQYLNDNLRIWYRGNDGKPLKKLRAYSSWNMDAIYNRYLVNGDASFLKDYYPDLTADYAGWESEKRSPRGIFWQFDVRDAMEETISGGRKEKNPRPSINGYMYGNARALSAIAKLAGDQTGAILYSGKADSIKVNAQQKLWNAKSNFFEVRKEQGDTLAQVMEEIGFIPWYFNLPDSKYSIAWKNLMDAKHFNAPVGITTADRSHPGFRTHGCCKCEWDGAVWPFASAQTLTAMANLLNNYKQSYVSKNDYYTQLQKYAQSQHRDGKPYIGEYMDEKTGQWLTDDKRGRYYNHSTFNDLVISGLIGLRPRADNIIEVNPLLPSGKWNWFALDNILYHGKIVTIIWDKNGKKYGKGKGLSVWADGKLVASSKKLLKVTGTL; this is encoded by the coding sequence ATGAAGATGATCAAAGAACGGATATTACTATTAGTGAGCGTTTTTGCAGTAACGGCGGGTTTTTCGCAACCATCTGTATTGAAGTTTGAAAACTTCAAACATTATGCAGATCGCTTCAACACCATGGAGGATGAACCGATAGTACAGGCGATTCCGAATAGCGAGTCCTGGCAGTGGATGCAAAAAAATATCCCGCTCCTGGAAACTCCTGATAAGAATTTCGAGGAAATATTTTATTTCCGTTGGTGGACATTGAGGAAACATATCCGTAAAACAGAGCAGGGCTATGCATTAACCGAATTCCTGGTGCAACGTTCTTATGCTGATAAGTATAACCTGATCAGTAGTGGCCTGGGACATCATATCTATGAATCCCGTTGGCTGCACGATCAGCAATATCTGAATGATAACCTGCGTATATGGTACCGGGGTAATGACGGTAAGCCATTAAAAAAATTGCGCGCTTATAGCAGCTGGAATATGGACGCGATTTATAATCGCTACCTGGTAAATGGCGATGCCAGTTTTTTAAAAGATTACTATCCTGATTTAACTGCAGATTATGCCGGATGGGAATCTGAAAAACGTAGTCCCCGCGGAATTTTCTGGCAATTTGATGTAAGGGACGCGATGGAAGAGACCATTAGCGGCGGACGGAAAGAAAAGAACCCCAGACCTTCTATAAATGGTTATATGTATGGTAATGCCCGGGCATTATCGGCCATTGCAAAATTGGCAGGTGATCAAACCGGTGCTATTTTATACTCAGGAAAAGCAGATAGCATTAAAGTGAATGCGCAGCAAAAGCTTTGGAATGCAAAAAGTAATTTTTTCGAAGTACGGAAAGAGCAAGGCGATACTTTGGCGCAGGTAATGGAAGAGATTGGATTTATTCCCTGGTACTTTAATTTACCCGATTCAAAATATAGCATTGCATGGAAGAACCTTATGGATGCCAAACATTTTAATGCGCCTGTTGGTATTACTACTGCAGATCGTAGTCACCCCGGCTTTAGAACCCATGGCTGTTGCAAATGCGAATGGGACGGCGCCGTATGGCCCTTTGCCAGTGCGCAAACATTAACGGCAATGGCCAATTTATTGAATAATTATAAACAGTCCTATGTTTCTAAGAACGACTACTATACGCAGCTGCAAAAGTATGCGCAGTCTCAGCATAGAGACGGTAAGCCTTACATAGGGGAATACATGGATGAGAAAACCGGGCAGTGGTTAACTGATGATAAGCGTGGTCGCTATTATAATCATTCCACTTTTAACGACCTCGTAATAAGTGGCCTGATAGGCTTGCGTCCGAGGGCTGATAATATCATTGAAGTGAACCCTTTGCTGCCTTCAGGTAAGTGGAACTGGTTTGCTTTGGATAATATTTTATATCATGGGAAAATTGTAACGATTATCTGGGATAAAAACGGCAAGAAATACGGGAAAGGCAAAGGCTTATCTGTATGGGCAGATGGTAAGCTGGTAGCCAGCTCAAAAAAGCTTTTAAAAGTAACTGGTACTTTATAG
- a CDS encoding FGGY family carbohydrate kinase, protein MNFILAIDQGTSGTKALVFDAGGQAIARGAAPLQTNYFGEGFVEQDPEAIYNNVIAAVSNCLNDLEINGYSKRQITAIGISNQRETFVLWDESGRPLHPAIVWQCKRSVKVCEALAQRGLSSTIAAKTGLVIDPYFSATKLIWLVENDPAIKEAVVSGKAFFGTIDTWLLYRLTNGKSYATDHTNASRTLFFNIHDLKWDAELLEAFGLNNLQLPEVKSSSAHFGASTINGLLPDPVAVTALIGDSHAAAFGEGCFDAGTAKATLGTGSSIIMNIGNKPVTSQNGMVTTICWSIPGRVDYALEGVIVTCGGTIEWLKNELGLFDDVKATTGMANTVSDNGGVYLVPAFSGLGSPHWEMNRKASITGMTFGTNKNHIVRAALESIPYQITDVISAMEKDTGIPLKQLMTNGGLTANEFVMQLLTDVLAKPVSRSSMPDVSALGASYMAGLQQGIFHNIATLKNLKSDKVVLEPSGESNNAMEWYRGWLQAINNKN, encoded by the coding sequence ATGAACTTCATTCTCGCTATAGATCAGGGCACCAGCGGCACCAAGGCATTAGTATTTGATGCAGGGGGGCAGGCAATTGCCAGGGGGGCAGCACCTTTGCAAACGAATTATTTTGGCGAAGGTTTTGTGGAACAGGATCCGGAAGCCATTTACAACAACGTAATTGCAGCCGTTAGTAATTGTTTGAATGATCTGGAGATCAACGGATATTCAAAAAGGCAGATTACCGCGATTGGTATATCCAATCAAAGGGAGACTTTCGTCCTTTGGGATGAATCGGGTAGGCCTTTACACCCCGCTATTGTATGGCAATGCAAACGATCAGTAAAAGTATGCGAAGCATTGGCGCAGCGGGGACTAAGCAGTACAATTGCGGCTAAAACAGGCCTGGTGATTGATCCCTATTTTTCGGCTACCAAACTCATATGGCTGGTTGAAAATGATCCGGCCATAAAGGAAGCAGTGGTATCCGGGAAAGCTTTTTTCGGAACCATTGATACCTGGTTGTTGTATAGATTAACGAATGGTAAGAGTTATGCCACGGACCATACCAATGCATCCCGTACTCTGTTTTTCAATATTCATGATTTAAAGTGGGATGCTGAATTGCTGGAGGCCTTTGGTTTAAACAATCTACAATTGCCGGAGGTGAAATCCTCTTCGGCTCATTTTGGAGCTTCCACCATTAATGGATTATTACCTGATCCTGTAGCTGTTACTGCTTTAATCGGTGATTCTCATGCCGCAGCTTTTGGCGAAGGTTGTTTTGATGCAGGTACTGCCAAAGCCACATTGGGAACGGGCTCCAGCATTATTATGAATATCGGTAATAAGCCGGTTACATCTCAAAATGGAATGGTTACAACTATTTGCTGGAGTATTCCAGGCAGAGTTGATTATGCGCTGGAAGGAGTGATTGTTACCTGTGGCGGTACCATCGAATGGTTGAAAAATGAATTGGGTCTTTTTGATGATGTGAAAGCAACGACAGGCATGGCAAATACCGTCTCTGATAACGGAGGCGTTTACCTGGTGCCGGCTTTCAGCGGATTAGGTTCGCCCCACTGGGAAATGAATAGAAAAGCGTCTATAACAGGGATGACTTTCGGTACCAACAAAAATCATATTGTACGTGCAGCTTTGGAATCTATTCCGTACCAGATCACTGATGTAATCTCAGCAATGGAAAAGGATACGGGTATACCATTAAAACAGCTAATGACCAATGGTGGCTTAACAGCGAATGAATTCGTGATGCAGTTGCTCACTGATGTATTGGCCAAACCGGTATCCAGAAGTAGTATGCCCGACGTGTCGGCCTTAGGCGCCTCTTATATGGCTGGTCTGCAGCAAGGCATATTTCACAACATAGCCACACTAAAAAATCTCAAAAGTGATAAGGTAGTACTGGAGCCGTCAGGCGAATCGAATAATGCAATGGAATGGTACCGGGGTTGGTTACAGGCTATCAATAATAAAAACTAA
- a CDS encoding ABC transporter permease codes for MSTVNYKQRIKSLQSLIALVLLCIILSILTDKFFTADNGLNVLRQTAVNICIATGMTLVVLTAGIDLSVGSILAFCGAVAAGLLKNGIPIAATDTYIGFTVLGVILAAIIIGGVLGWFNGFVITKFNVPPFVATLAMLTIARGFTMLYTKGQPISNLGSKFNFIGSGSFFGIPVPVWIALVVVLFAVFITRQTRLGRYIYAIGGNETAAKFSGIKISNIKMIVYALAGAMAAIGGIIVTSRLDSAQPNAGNSYELDAIAAVVIGGTSLSGGRGTIWGTVMGAIIIGVLNNGLVLLNVSPFWQQVVKGGVILLAVVIDKIDKKD; via the coding sequence ATGTCCACCGTTAACTATAAACAAAGAATTAAAAGCCTGCAATCCCTGATTGCATTGGTGTTATTGTGTATTATTCTGTCGATACTTACGGATAAATTCTTTACTGCTGATAATGGTTTAAACGTGTTAAGACAAACCGCGGTAAATATTTGTATTGCAACAGGTATGACGCTGGTTGTGTTAACAGCCGGTATTGATCTTTCTGTAGGTTCCATATTGGCGTTTTGCGGCGCAGTGGCTGCTGGGTTGCTAAAAAATGGAATTCCTATTGCTGCAACTGATACCTATATCGGCTTTACTGTTTTGGGTGTTATATTGGCTGCTATTATTATTGGCGGAGTTTTGGGTTGGTTTAATGGCTTTGTGATCACTAAGTTTAATGTGCCACCGTTTGTGGCCACATTGGCCATGCTTACGATTGCCCGTGGTTTCACCATGCTGTACACTAAAGGGCAGCCAATCAGTAACCTGGGATCTAAATTTAATTTTATAGGTTCGGGATCTTTCTTCGGAATACCCGTTCCGGTGTGGATTGCTTTGGTGGTGGTATTGTTTGCGGTTTTTATAACCCGTCAAACCCGGCTGGGGCGCTATATCTATGCTATCGGCGGCAACGAAACAGCAGCGAAATTCTCCGGAATAAAAATATCCAATATTAAAATGATCGTTTATGCCCTGGCAGGTGCGATGGCAGCAATTGGTGGTATTATTGTTACCTCCCGTTTGGATTCAGCGCAACCTAACGCTGGTAATAGCTATGAGCTGGATGCTATTGCTGCTGTAGTAATTGGCGGAACTTCTCTCAGTGGCGGCCGCGGTACTATCTGGGGAACGGTGATGGGCGCTATTATTATCGGTGTTTTAAATAATGGTTTGGTTTTGTTAAATGTATCGCCCTTCTGGCAACAGGTAGTGAAAGGAGGGGTAATTCTGTTAGCAGTGGTGATTGATAAAATTGATAAGAAAGATTAG